The sequence GGCTGTATAGTAATATTTTTTGTAATATGGTCTGAACATTGAGCATCAGTATAAACATGTAAAGTAACAGAATATGTTCCTGTATCATTATATAAAATTTCAGTGTTTTGAGCCAAAGAATTATCAAAACCAAAATCCCAATACCATGAAACAATTGAACTTCCGTCAGTTGTTTTAGAAGTATCAGTAAAAATGGTAACATCACCAATACAAACATTTTCATAAATAAATCCGGGTAAAGGAGCCATTCCCAAAACATTAACAACTACCGTATCCATTGCCAAACACCCGTTATTATTAATAACCGTAACAAAATAATCGCCCGAAGAATTTATCAGGCAATAATCTTCAGTAGATTCATCTGACCATAAATAATCAACAGCAGATTCGCTCCCGCTACTAAGATAAAGTTTGTTGCCAACACACAAAGATGTATCAGATCCTAATGAAGCCATAACAGCAAAAGAGTCTACCTTTACAAAAACAGTATCAGAATAAAACGGATAACCCAAAGAGTCAATAATTGAAACATAATAGTCCCCTTCTTCATAAATCTGCAAAGAAGAATTTGTTTCTAAATTTTGCCAGATATATTCATAATCATTTTTAAGTCCAACATCCCAAGTAATTGTATCACCGTAACAAATTATAGTATCATAAATTGTATTTATTTCAGGATAAGTAACTTTTATGCTATCTGAAGAAATAAAACCAAAAATATCTGTTACTGTAACCGAATAAACGCCTGGCTTATTTATTGTTAACGATTGTGTTGTGTCGCCGGTATTCCATAAATAATCAGTATAATAATTATTAATTGTAATTGTTGTATCTGTAAAACCATAAGAAACATTAATATCTGCACCAAGATTAACGGGTGGGGCGTATTTGTGGTAAAGGTATTGTTCAACAAGAATACGAAGAGAATCGTTTAATGATTGGTTATAAATAATTATTTCAAATAAATCGAACTTTGCATATTCAATATTCATCCAAGTGCATATAGTAATATTTTTTAAATAACTTATTATGCCATTTCTAACACCAATAATCATTTTTAAATCACTGATAGGAGCTAATGATACTGTATTTATACTATTTATATAAAAATTATCTTCAAAATAAAAATTGTCTTTAAGGTTTGTTGTATTAATTCTAGGTAAAAATAAAAACTCCTGAGATGTGTTGCCACTATTCAATGGGGCTTCATTATCAAATGTGAAAACCGTATTATTTCTGGCATATTTTCCTATAATTATTGCTGTACCAATTTCAATAGAGTCTAATATATCAAAGTAATCATTTGTCCCATCAAAACTTAGATAATAGCTGTTAAACATATTGTCGTATAAATAGATTGGTTGATTGTTTGTATCACTTTGAATTGCATTAGAGTTATTGCCGCTAATATCATACCATGTGTTTACATAAGAAAAGGCGGTATCAATTGAATCGGGAATAAACCATAATTCCAGACCATCAACTATAGCAGGATTAAAAGTAATAACAGAGTAAATATTTGAAGAAATAGAATCACAACAAATATTATAAGCATATACTCGCCAGTAATATGTTTTCCCGGCATCCAAACCTGATATATTGTATGAATTGCTTAATATATTTTCTTTCTCAGTTACAATATTATTCAAAGAACTATCTGTTGCTATTTGAAGTTTGTAAAAATAAGCTCCTGCACTATTGTTCCAGCTAAAAGTAATAGGATTATCAGCAGTAACAAGATTGTTTTCCGGTTCAATTAATGTAAAATATTCAGGTGTTGGCAATGATGCTACAACTTCTATAGTATGAAAAAACAATGAATTACATCCTATATTAGTCTCTGCTGTTAAACTAACATTGTAAGTACCTGCACTTATGTAAATATGTTGCGGGTTTTGTATTGTAGTATCATTCCCATCATCAAAATCCCAATACCATGAAATTATTGAATCTGTTGCATAAGACGAATCAATAAAATTTACAGGATTATCAACACAAAAAGTGTTTCCAAATTCTGCATTAAAGAAAGCTGTTGGTATATTTTTTACTATTATTTGTTTATATATTTCCCCAACACATCCCGAATCTGTTGTAGTTATCAAGTGAACATTAAAAGTATCAGGCTCATTATATAAATGTTTCGGGTTTTGTAATGTATCGGTTGTTCCATCTCCAAAATCCCATTCCCAGCTTATTATATTATATGGCTCTTCTATACTTGATAAATCAGTAAATATTGTTGAATCCCCAAGACAAACTGTGTTGGCAATAAAATCAGAAGTAGGAGACAAACCTTGTAATGTTACATAGAGAGAATCAAAATAAACACACCCGTTTACATTAGATGCCAGTAAAGAATAGTATCCTTCAGATAAAATAGTTAATAAACTGTCTGTTGAATTATCGTTCCATAGATAAGAAACTGCTTCATCTCCTCCTGAAATCAGTCCGATTGTTGCTCCTTCGCATAAAGTAGTATCATTACCCAATGAAGCTATAACAGGAAATAAATCAATAGTAACCGCTATTGTATCAGAAAAAATATAACAGCCTAATGAATCTGTTACTTTTATAAAATATTCTCCTGCTGAAAAAATTGAAATTAATGAATCCGTTGAACTATCACTCCAAAGAAAGTCATAATCTTTACTTAGTTCTGTATTCCAAAAAATTGTATCTCCATAACATATTAAAGTATCATTAATCATATTAACTGAAGGATAAATAACTTTTATACTATCTGACGATTCAAAACCAAATATATCTGTTACAGTAACAGAATAAACACCTGCATTTACAGTAGTGCTTGAAACCTGTCCTGTTTCGCCTGTTGACCATACATAATCTATATATCCATCACCGGCATTAATTTCTGTATCACAAAAACCATAATCAATATTAATATCATAGCCAAGATTAACAGGCGGAGCATATTTATAGCGGAGGTATTGCTCGACTAATGTTCGCAAAGAGTCGTTAAGAGCTTGAGAATAAATTATTATTTCATATAAATCATATTTTGCATATTCAATGTTCATTCTTGTGCCAATAGTAATATCTGATAAATTATTAACTAAGTCATTACGAATGCCAATCATAATTTTTAAATTATTAATTGGATCTAATGAAATAGTCTTATTACCATTAATATAGAAATTGTCTCCAAAATAAAAGTTGGATTTTAAATAAGTAGTATTAATTTTTGGTAAAAATAAAAAGTCAGAGGCCGTTGTACCTGCGTTTAAGGGAGATTCGTTATCATATAAAAAGTAATTATTATTTCTTGCATATTTTCCAAGAATAATTGCTGTACCAATAGGTATTGTATCAGAAATGTCCAAAAAATCATTTTCACCATCAAATTGTAAAAAGTAAGAATTAAAAATGTTATCAAACTTATAAGCTGGACCGTAGTCCATGTTAGTTTGAATAGCATTATAATTATTCCCACTAACATCATACCATGTATTAACATATAAAGAAGTAGTGTCTGTTGAATCTGGAATCAACCATAAATTCAAACTGTTAATCATATTAACTTTAAAAAAAGTAAAGCATCTTTTAATTGACCAATTTGTTTCAGAGCCTTTTACTCTCCAATAATAAGTTGAATAAATTGAAAAAGTATCAATCTTAAAATAATTATTTATTATATTTGTTTCTTCATTAGAGGATATGAAATTTGAATCTGTAGAGATTTGGATAGTAAATGTACCATTATTATTATTCCATCGAAAAGTTATTGAAGAATTTGATAAGACCGCTTCATTATTAGGCTCTACTAATGAAGTTTGAGCAAAAGAGGTTAAATTAAGCAACCAAAAGGCAAAAATAAGATATATTGATTTATAAATATTCATTGCTTAATTAATAATTTAAACTCAAAATTAAATAAAAATGTTTGAAACACCAATCTTATACATAATTTATAATCGAGTAGAACATGTTAAACAGACGTTTAGTCAAATTATTAAAACAAAACCTAAAAAGTTATTTATAGCAGCAGATGGACCTGATGTTTTAAAGAATGGTGATGATTATAAATGTAAAGTAACTAGAGAATTAGTTTTAAGCGAAATTAATTGGGCATGTGAAGTTAAAACTCTTTTTAGGGAACGAAATCTTGGTTGTAAAATAGCGGTTAGTTCTGCAATTGATTGGTTCTTCGAAAATGTGGAACAAGGAATTATTTTAGAAGATGATATTTTGCCTGATAAAAGTTTTTTTTATTTCTGCCAAGAACTATTAATAAAATATAGATATGATACCCGAATAATGCAAATTAACGGACTAAATCATTTTAATTCAGTAGACATAAGTTATAGTTATTTCTTTGCAAAATTTGGTCCTTGTTGGGGATGGGCTACTTGGAGAAGAGCCTGGGAGAAAAATGACGTTAATATGACAAAGTGGACTGAAATAAAGAAAAAAAAATTGTATCATTCATTTTGTGATAGTGAAGCAGAGCAACAATGGCGAATAAATTTATTTGATACTATTTTTAATAATAATATAGATACTTGGGATTATCAGTGGGTATTTACTAAATTGATAGAATCCGGATTATGTATTACTCCAAAAACAAATTTGATAAAAAATATTGGTTTCATGAATGATGCTACACATACAGGTACACTTCCAAGTTATATGAGAAATGTAAAACTTAATGCAATTAACTTTCCCCTTGTTCATCCTGAATATATATTAAGAAATGCCAAACTAGATATGGAATATTTTAAGTCTGTTGTAAATTCTAAAAATAATAGTAAAATAAAGCATTTGATATGGCGAATTCTTAGTAAAATCAAAAAATTATTATGGGAGAAATAAAATTAAATATTGGTTGTGGCACAGATTATAGAAAAGATTTCATAAATATTGATGGTAGTAATAGTCTTGAAAAAGTTGACAAAATAATAAAAATTCCAGAAGAAAGCCTTTTAAATTTTTATGGAAAAAACAGTATTGATTTTATTTTATGCAAAGATTTTATTGAACATCATTTTCACTGGGAGGCTATTAAAATTTTAACAGAATTCTACGAAATATTAAAAAAAGATAGCATGATTGAAATCAGAGTTCCTGATTGTGAATACATAATACGTTCAAGAAAATTTAAAATAAAAACAAAACTCACACTTCTTTTTGGAGGACAAGATATTCCTCAAGGAGTTGATAAAGAAATGGATAAATCCAGAAAAGAATTTCCTCAATTTTTTTGTCATAAATTTGGGTGGACAAAATTTTCAATGAAAAATGACCTTCTTAATATTGGGTTTTATATTATTAATATTAAAAGAGTTGGCACCAATTTTATTGTAATAGCAAAAAAATAAAAATTATCAAATACCAAGCATAAAAACCAAGGAATAACATGAAAGTAACTTTTATAACAACCATAAATCATAATGTTGGAGATGATTTTGTCAGAGAGGGCATTAAGTACCTTTTGAAAAATGTAACGAATAAAAAAATTGAATTTGAATATATACATAAACACATACCAATAACGGTTAGAAAAGGGTTTGGTTTTATTAAAACGCTTAAATGGTCAAATAGGTTAGATAGTATTATTCCATATGGTTTTACTTATGATAAAATATTAAAAGCTGATGTTGTTATTCAAAGTGGAGCTCCTGTTTATTGGTATCATCCACCACGAAATACCTGTTATAATAATGAGTGGTACGAGCCTCTAATTAAAAAAAGATTTTGCCTCAATAAAAAAGCCATTTTATTAAATATTGCTGCTGGTTCTGCCCAAAAATATTATTCTGATGGTAATGAATTTTTTGAAGATCCAAAGTTAAAGCAATATATTACTGAATTTTATAATTTGTCTATGGTTACAACAGTTAGAGATACTCTTGTAAAAAAAATTTTTTCAAATTATAACCTTGAAGCTAAAATTATACCATGTTCGTCATTATTTGCAAATGATGAATATAACTTTAATAAAACTGAAAATAATTATATTGTTTTAAACTATATGAGTGGCGGTGGTCATTATGGTTTTGGCCAGAATATCAGTAAAGAGAAGTGGGAAAAAACTTTTTACAAAATTTATAAAGAAATAAAAAAATATCACAAAGTAGTTATGGTTTGTCATAATAAAAATGAATTAGAATTAGCTAAAAAGTTTGATAATAATATTAACACATTTTATTCTAATAATTTTATAGATTATATTAAGTTTTATTCTCAAGCAATAGCAGGAATAACAAATAGAGTACATAGTTCTTTTATAATGGCTGCTTTTGGAAAACCATCTATCGTTATTGGAACTGATTCGAGAGCAAGAATGACGGAAATGATTGGGCTGAAAAATTATTTTGTGGGAGATGTTACAGCCGATATTATTATTGAAGAATTTAATTTGTTGTTAAATAAGAAATCATATTACAAAGAAAAATTATTAGAAAAAAAAGAAAATACCAAAAAACAATATTTTAATGTTCTTAAAGGTTTATTATAAAATATCAGCTTCCATAATTTGGCGTTTGCGGAAAATACTTCCTCATATATTTTTAAATTTTCATAGGAAATCGAATAAGGTATTAATTTATAGACTTGATGCTATTGGTGATTATATATTGTTTAGAAATTTTTTTCAGTGTATATATGAATCTCTGAAGTATCAAGATAAAGAATTATTTTTTTTGGGGAATATTGAATATCAAGATGCTTTTAATAAATTCGACAAACAATTTTTTAAAAAATGTTTTTGGGTAGATAAAAAATTATTCTATAAAGATTTGTTTTATCACATTAAAATATTATTTCTTATTAGAAAGTATTCATTCAACGAAGTAATTCATCCGGTTTTCTCAAGAGAGAGAGATTATGGAGATTATTTTATTAAATTTTTTAGAACAGGTGAAAAAATTGGATTTGAAACAGATATTTCTATATATTCAGAGGTTGAAGCAAAAGCATCAAACAAATATTATAATGTTTTGATAAAAGATGTTTATTCAAATAATTTTGAATTTATTCGTAATAAATTTTTTGTTGAAAAATTATTAAATACTTCTATTAATATTAGTGCTCCTGCTTTTAATATAAAAAAAGAAAATAATAATAGCATAGTAATATTTCCAGGCAAAAGAGATGTGTTTCGTAGATGGGACTCCATAAAATTTTCAAAAGTAATCAATTATATATTAATTAATTATAGCGATATAAAAATAATAATAGTTGGAGGGAACACTGATATTGAAATAGCTAATAAAATACTAATTAATGTTTCAAATACTAATAATTTAATAAATCTGTGTGGTAAAACAACAATCATTGAATTAATTGAAATTATTAATAGGACTAATTTAGTTATTTCTAATGAGACTGTTGCCGTGCATATTGCAGCATCAACAAATACAAACTGTATTTGTTTATCTAACGGCACTCATTATTTTCGTTTTAATCCATATCCTAGTTCAATTTCAAAAAATATTATAACATTATATCCTGACTTTTTTGATTCTATGAGTAAAGATCAATTATTTCAGAAATACAGATATTTTTCAGATGTAGATATTAATTTAATAATACCACAAAAGGTTATTAATAACGTGAAGACAATTTTAAAATAAAAAAATCCTTATCTTTTGATAAGGATTTTTTATAAAGATATCAAATATTTATTGCTTAATAAATTTTGAAGTATGTATTGCATTTTTACTG comes from Bacteroidales bacterium and encodes:
- a CDS encoding PKD domain-containing protein — its product is MNIYKSIYLIFAFWLLNLTSFAQTSLVEPNNEAVLSNSSITFRWNNNNGTFTIQISTDSNFISSNEETNIINNYFKIDTFSIYSTYYWRVKGSETNWSIKRCFTFFKVNMINSLNLWLIPDSTDTTSLYVNTWYDVSGNNYNAIQTNMDYGPAYKFDNIFNSYFLQFDGENDFLDISDTIPIGTAIILGKYARNNNYFLYDNESPLNAGTTASDFLFLPKINTTYLKSNFYFGDNFYINGNKTISLDPINNLKIMIGIRNDLVNNLSDITIGTRMNIEYAKYDLYEIIIYSQALNDSLRTLVEQYLRYKYAPPVNLGYDINIDYGFCDTEINAGDGYIDYVWSTGETGQVSSTTVNAGVYSVTVTDIFGFESSDSIKVIYPSVNMINDTLICYGDTIFWNTELSKDYDFLWSDSSTDSLISIFSAGEYFIKVTDSLGCYIFSDTIAVTIDLFPVIASLGNDTTLCEGATIGLISGGDEAVSYLWNDNSTDSLLTILSEGYYSLLASNVNGCVYFDSLYVTLQGLSPTSDFIANTVCLGDSTIFTDLSSIEEPYNIISWEWDFGDGTTDTLQNPKHLYNEPDTFNVHLITTTDSGCVGEIYKQIIVKNIPTAFFNAEFGNTFCVDNPVNFIDSSYATDSIISWYWDFDDGNDTTIQNPQHIYISAGTYNVSLTAETNIGCNSLFFHTIEVVASLPTPEYFTLIEPENNLVTADNPITFSWNNSAGAYFYKLQIATDSSLNNIVTEKENILSNSYNISGLDAGKTYYWRVYAYNICCDSISSNIYSVITFNPAIVDGLELWFIPDSIDTAFSYVNTWYDISGNNSNAIQSDTNNQPIYLYDNMFNSYYLSFDGTNDYFDILDSIEIGTAIIIGKYARNNTVFTFDNEAPLNSGNTSQEFLFLPRINTTNLKDNFYFEDNFYINSINTVSLAPISDLKMIIGVRNGIISYLKNITICTWMNIEYAKFDLFEIIIYNQSLNDSLRILVEQYLYHKYAPPVNLGADINVSYGFTDTTITINNYYTDYLWNTGDTTQSLTINKPGVYSVTVTDIFGFISSDSIKVTYPEINTIYDTIICYGDTITWDVGLKNDYEYIWQNLETNSSLQIYEEGDYYVSIIDSLGYPFYSDTVFVKVDSFAVMASLGSDTSLCVGNKLYLSSGSESAVDYLWSDESTEDYCLINSSGDYFVTVINNNGCLAMDTVVVNVLGMAPLPGFIYENVCIGDVTIFTDTSKTTDGSSIVSWYWDFGFDNSLAQNTEILYNDTGTYSVTLHVYTDAQCSDHITKNITIQPLPVLNFTPEMGCAENEISFNDLSYVTGSSIYSRQWDFGNGNTSDEISPVTIFDTTGEYVISLKVVSGYGCSDSLSKSILIKPSPLPDFEYSPGCEGEIIYFTNKTETFLGLPVKYEWDFGDDSESTVNNPEKIYDSTGVYEINLVAFQLSNGCSNSISKPITIFKKPNANFGNLDGCINKTLYLIDSSYSLDGEISEWEWNIESAGVYNVQNPQLVFQDTGNYLASLIITTSTGCKDTINKIIKIHELPEVNFDFYPEFGTVPLTVTFENQSIGSANFVWDFGDDNQSTLINPVHTYQDSGYFYVSLYAISEYGCEDSTTKNLKVIIPFVDLAILDIYATIIDNYLNVSVDFANLGTLSIDSIDFNIKTENGIRFSEFWIGELNSGEIIRHTFATRHEFLPNNTPSYVCVKANIADNMIDEIPDNNEKCYTFADEFIVMPPYPNPGSSIINIEFILPYENFVEINLFNSLGNKVKTIFSGELDEGFNKIVYNITGLGYGIFTYQIIFDDNTVSKRFLIIK
- a CDS encoding hemolysin hemolytic protein, producing the protein MFETPILYIIYNRVEHVKQTFSQIIKTKPKKLFIAADGPDVLKNGDDYKCKVTRELVLSEINWACEVKTLFRERNLGCKIAVSSAIDWFFENVEQGIILEDDILPDKSFFYFCQELLIKYRYDTRIMQINGLNHFNSVDISYSYFFAKFGPCWGWATWRRAWEKNDVNMTKWTEIKKKKLYHSFCDSEAEQQWRINLFDTIFNNNIDTWDYQWVFTKLIESGLCITPKTNLIKNIGFMNDATHTGTLPSYMRNVKLNAINFPLVHPEYILRNAKLDMEYFKSVVNSKNNSKIKHLIWRILSKIKKLLWEK
- a CDS encoding polysaccharide pyruvyl transferase family protein translates to MKVTFITTINHNVGDDFVREGIKYLLKNVTNKKIEFEYIHKHIPITVRKGFGFIKTLKWSNRLDSIIPYGFTYDKILKADVVIQSGAPVYWYHPPRNTCYNNEWYEPLIKKRFCLNKKAILLNIAAGSAQKYYSDGNEFFEDPKLKQYITEFYNLSMVTTVRDTLVKKIFSNYNLEAKIIPCSSLFANDEYNFNKTENNYIVLNYMSGGGHYGFGQNISKEKWEKTFYKIYKEIKKYHKVVMVCHNKNELELAKKFDNNINTFYSNNFIDYIKFYSQAIAGITNRVHSSFIMAAFGKPSIVIGTDSRARMTEMIGLKNYFVGDVTADIIIEEFNLLLNKKSYYKEKLLEKKENTKKQYFNVLKGLL